The nucleotide window ATGCGGTAAAGCACGGCCAGGTCCGCAGCGGTGTCCATGAAGTCCAGCACGTCGTCGATCTTGGCGGCGAGGGCCTGGATGTCTTCGCGGTCGAACGGCGTCACGAACGAGCTGTTGAGCTCCACCATGATCGTGTGGGTGAGCTCGTCGCCCTGGTGTTCGACCTCGTGCAGGCGCTTCGCGATCGGTTCCCGCTCGGCAGGCTCGGCGGCCACGAGTTCTCTGAGCAGCGCGGTCGCGACGACGAGGTTCTTCGCCGCGTCGGCGAGCAGGTCGAAGAACCGGGTGCCCCGTGGGGTGAAGCGCATTGTCTGGATGTCCCTTCGTCGCGCACGCCCGTCGGGGGCCGGGTACCCCGTCCGGCCGTACGTTTAACGGCCGATCTCCGGGAAACCAGGAGTCATGACCGATCCCGGATCCCGGCGCCTGAGAGTACTGCTCTGGCACGTGCACGGCTCGTGGACCGACGCTTTCGTCCGCGGCCGCCACGACTACCTGCTGCCCGTGTCCCCCGACGGGGCGCCCTGGGGACTCGGCAAGGCGGGCCGGAACTGGCCTTCGGTCACCGAGGTGCCGCTCGACCGGCTGGCCGAGGCCGAGCCCGACGTCGTGGTGCTGCAACGCCCCGAGGAGCTGGACTTCGCCGCCCGCCTCGGCGTGCCGTCCGTCTACGTGGAACACAACGCGCCCCGGCCGTACGCCGCGGCCAGCGAACACCCCCTGGCCGGCCGGTCCGACATCACCGTCGCGCACGTGACCCACTTCAACGCGGCGATGTGGGACTGCGGCCGCGCGCCCGTGACCGTCGTGCCGCACGGCATCCCCGACCCGGGACCGCGCTACACCGGCGAGCTGGCGGCCGGCGTGTCGATGATCAACGAGCCGGTGCGCCGGGAGCGCGTCACCGGCGCCGACCTGCTCGGCACGCTCGCCGGAGCCGGGCCCGTCGACGTGTTCGGCATGGGGACCGAGGAGCTCGGCGAGCCGCTGCGCGGCCTGGGCGACGTCCCGGCGCCGAAGCTGCACGACGAGATCGCCCGCCGCCGCGTCTACCTGCACACCGCCCGCTGGACGTCGCTGGGACTGTCCCTTTTGGAGGCCATGCACCTGGCGATGCCGGTCGTCGTCTTCGCCGCCACCGAGGCGGTCGAGGCGGTGCCGGCCGACGCGGGCGTGCTCTCCACCGACGTCTCCGTGCTGGCGCGGGGCTTCCGCGAGCTGCTGCACGAGCCCGACTTCGCGGCGCTCGCCGGCAAGAACGCCCGCGAGCACGCGCTGAAGCACTACGGGCTGGACGCCTTCCTGACCGCTTGGGACCACCTCCTCGCCGAGACGGCCCGTTGAACTTCGAAGGGAACGCCTCACCGATGAAGATCGCGATGGTGTCCGAGCACGCCAACCCCCTCGCCGCACTGGGCGAAGCCGACGCCGGCGGCCAGAACGTGCACGTCGCCGAGCTGTCGGCCGCGCTGACCCGGGCCGGCCACGACGTCACCGTCTACACGCGCCGGGAGAGCCGCGACGAGCCGCCGGAGGTCCGCACGCCGCACGGCTACCGCGTGGTGCACGTGCCCGCCGGGCCGCCCCGCAAGGAACCGAAGGACCACCTCCTGCCCTACATGGGCGAGTTCGGCAGCTTCCTGCGTGACCAGTGGGCGCTCGACCGGCCGGACGTCGCGCACGCGCACTTCTGGATGTCCGGCCTGGCGACGTCGCTGGCCGCGAGCGCGACCGGGACGCCGGTGGCCCAGACCTTCCACGCACTGGGCGTGGTCAAGAAGCGCTACCAGGGCGACAAGGACACCAGCCCGGCCGACCGCATCCGGCTGGAGCGGATCATCGGCCGCCAGGCCGGGCGCGTGATCGCCACCTGCTCCGACGAGGTCTTCGAGCTGTCCCGCCTCGGCGTGCCGCGGTCCCGGATCTCGATCGTGCCCTGCGGCGTCGACCTCGGCCGGTTCTCCCCCGACGGCCCGATCGCCCGCCGCCGGCTGCCGCACCGGCTGGTCGCCGTCGGCAGGCTCGTCCCGCGCAAGGGGTTCGACATCGCGATCACGGCGCTGGCCCAGTTGCCGGACACCGAGCTCGTCATCGCGGGCGGCCCGGAGCGCGGCCGGCTGTCCCAGGACCCCGAGGCGAGCCGGCTGCGGGAGCTGGCCGAGCGGCTCGGCGTCGGCAACCGGGTCCGCTGGCCCGGCCAGGTGTCCCGTGAGGACATGCCTGCCCTGCTGCGCTCGGCCGACGCCGTGGTGTGCACGCCGTGGTACGAGCCGTTCGGGATCGTGCCCCTGGAGGCGATGGCCTGCGGCGTCCCGGTGGTGGCGGCCGCGGTGGGCGGCCTGACCGACACCGTCGTCGACGGCGTCACCGGGCTGCTGGTCCGCCCCCACCAGCCGAAGGAGCTCGCGTCCCGGGTGCGGCGGCTGCTGGACGACCCGGCTTTGTGCCACGCGTACGGGACCGCGGGCCACGACCGGGCGGTGGCCCGCTATTCGTGGGACCGCGTCGCCGCCGACACGCTCCGGGCCTACCACAAGCTGGTCCCGCAGGCCGCCGCCACCGCCGAGGCCCGCTGACCGCCGCCGAGGGGGGCACTTTCACGTGAAAGTGCCCCCCTCGGGCGGTGGTCAGCCCACGTAGCGGCGGGCCTTCGACTCCCGCTGGGGCGCTTCCAGCAGGCGCAGGCCCTCCTCGACGTGCGGTGGGACCACGCGGCGGTCCCGCAGCACCCACGGGAGGCCGCGGGCCACGTCCACCAGCGCCGCCGCCGTGGCCAGGTCGAAGGGCGCCGAGCGCAGCACGTCGCGGCCGCGGCGGAGGACCGCCGGCCACGGGCGGCGCAGCAGGAGTGTCCACACGGTGTTGCGGATGCCGAGCCGGCGGCGGTGCCGTGGGTCGCGCAGCTTCGACGGCGCGTGGTGGATCACCACGTCCTCGGCCCAGCACATCCACCACCCCCGCGCGGCGAGGTCCAGGGCGAACAGCTCCTCCTCGCCGCCGAGCCACATCCGCGTCGAGAAGCCGCCGACCTCGCGGAACGCGCGGACACGCACCGCCGTCAGGCCCGCCATGACGCCGAGCAGCGCCGGTCCCGGCAGCCAGTCCGGGCCGGGCACCGGGGACTCGCGCAGCTCCGGCGTGATCGGGTCCTCGGCCAGGCCGGGCTCGACCAGGCAGCGCCCGGTCACCGAGCCCAGGCCCGGATACGCGTCGAGCAGGTCCGCGGCCCGGGTGAGCGCGCCCGGCTGCCACGTCGTGTCGTCGTCGCAGAAGGCCACGTAC belongs to Amycolatopsis tolypomycina and includes:
- a CDS encoding glycosyltransferase family 2 protein, producing MARISVVIITCNRREQLRETLAHMTSLPDAAPVFVADNGSADGTADMVAREFPGVRLFRLAENLGAVARNVAVEEVTTPYVAFCDDDTTWQPGALTRAADLLDAYPGLGSVTGRCLVEPGLAEDPITPELRESPVPGPDWLPGPALLGVMAGLTAVRVRAFREVGGFSTRMWLGGEEELFALDLAARGWWMCWAEDVVIHHAPSKLRDPRHRRRLGIRNTVWTLLLRRPWPAVLRRGRDVLRSAPFDLATAAALVDVARGLPWVLRDRRVVPPHVEEGLRLLEAPQRESKARRYVG
- a CDS encoding glycosyltransferase, which gives rise to MTDPGSRRLRVLLWHVHGSWTDAFVRGRHDYLLPVSPDGAPWGLGKAGRNWPSVTEVPLDRLAEAEPDVVVLQRPEELDFAARLGVPSVYVEHNAPRPYAAASEHPLAGRSDITVAHVTHFNAAMWDCGRAPVTVVPHGIPDPGPRYTGELAAGVSMINEPVRRERVTGADLLGTLAGAGPVDVFGMGTEELGEPLRGLGDVPAPKLHDEIARRRVYLHTARWTSLGLSLLEAMHLAMPVVVFAATEAVEAVPADAGVLSTDVSVLARGFRELLHEPDFAALAGKNAREHALKHYGLDAFLTAWDHLLAETAR
- a CDS encoding DUF47 domain-containing protein, with protein sequence MRFTPRGTRFFDLLADAAKNLVVATALLRELVAAEPAEREPIAKRLHEVEHQGDELTHTIMVELNSSFVTPFDREDIQALAAKIDDVLDFMDTAADLAVLYRIGTFPPGIDVLVRVLCRAAELTASSMPGLAKVGDLEPFWIEINELENEADRVYRRILAHLFEPGGDALEVLKTKEVVEQFELAADAFEHLADVVQTIAVKES
- a CDS encoding glycosyltransferase family 4 protein, which translates into the protein MKIAMVSEHANPLAALGEADAGGQNVHVAELSAALTRAGHDVTVYTRRESRDEPPEVRTPHGYRVVHVPAGPPRKEPKDHLLPYMGEFGSFLRDQWALDRPDVAHAHFWMSGLATSLAASATGTPVAQTFHALGVVKKRYQGDKDTSPADRIRLERIIGRQAGRVIATCSDEVFELSRLGVPRSRISIVPCGVDLGRFSPDGPIARRRLPHRLVAVGRLVPRKGFDIAITALAQLPDTELVIAGGPERGRLSQDPEASRLRELAERLGVGNRVRWPGQVSREDMPALLRSADAVVCTPWYEPFGIVPLEAMACGVPVVAAAVGGLTDTVVDGVTGLLVRPHQPKELASRVRRLLDDPALCHAYGTAGHDRAVARYSWDRVAADTLRAYHKLVPQAAATAEAR